A stretch of the Streptosporangium sp. NBC_01755 genome encodes the following:
- the glmS gene encoding glutamine--fructose-6-phosphate transaminase (isomerizing), translating to MCGIVGYTGQRQAIEVAVEGLGRLEYRGYDSAGIALVGSGGLVVEKRAGKLANLRSALVSRPAPPSTVGIGHTRWATHGAPTDRNAHPHTDCHGRIAVIHNGIIENFAVLRSELEDKGHRIVSETDTEVVAHLLEEFAAGGLAEAMRRVCLRLEGAFTLLAVSVDEPEVVVGARRNSPLVVGRGEGENFLGSDVAAFIAYTREAVELGQDQVVELRPSKITVFDFQGAPVETRDYHVGWDASAAEKDGYDHFMLKEIAEQPRAVADTLLGRVGQDGLLVLDEMRLSDQELRDINKIILVACGTSYHAGLIAKYAIEHWARLPCEVEVASEFRYRDPILTRDTLVIVISQSGETMDTLMAVRHARGQRSRVLAVCNVNGSTISRESDAVLYTHAGPEVAVASTKAFLTQLVACYLVALYLAQVRGTKFGDEITQIVDRLAEMPSKVSEVLSTVEPVRALARSLADERCVLFLGRHVGLPVALEGALKLKELAYMHAEGFAAGELKHGPIALIDRGLPVVVVVPSLSGQRVIHDKIVSNIQEIRARGARTLVIAEEGDDVVERYADTLIRVPAVPTLLQPLVATVPLQVFACELATAKGHDVDQPRNLAKSVTVE from the coding sequence ATGTGCGGCATAGTGGGATATACGGGACAGCGGCAGGCGATCGAGGTCGCCGTCGAGGGACTGGGCCGGCTGGAGTACCGGGGGTACGACTCGGCGGGAATCGCGCTGGTCGGATCCGGCGGCCTGGTCGTGGAGAAACGGGCGGGGAAGCTGGCCAACCTGCGCTCGGCACTGGTCTCGCGGCCCGCGCCGCCGTCGACGGTCGGGATCGGGCACACCAGATGGGCCACCCACGGGGCGCCCACCGACCGCAACGCCCACCCGCACACCGACTGCCACGGGCGGATCGCGGTCATCCACAACGGGATCATCGAGAACTTCGCCGTGCTCAGGAGTGAGCTGGAGGACAAGGGCCACAGGATCGTCTCCGAGACCGACACGGAGGTGGTGGCGCACCTGCTGGAGGAGTTCGCCGCCGGCGGCCTGGCGGAGGCGATGCGCCGGGTCTGCCTGAGGCTGGAAGGGGCGTTCACGCTGCTCGCGGTCTCGGTGGACGAGCCCGAGGTGGTGGTGGGGGCCCGGCGTAACTCGCCGCTGGTGGTCGGCAGGGGGGAAGGGGAGAACTTCCTCGGCTCGGACGTGGCGGCCTTCATCGCCTACACGCGCGAGGCGGTGGAGCTGGGGCAGGACCAGGTGGTCGAGCTGCGTCCCTCGAAGATCACGGTCTTCGACTTCCAGGGGGCTCCGGTCGAGACGCGTGACTACCACGTCGGCTGGGACGCCTCGGCCGCCGAGAAGGACGGCTACGACCACTTCATGCTCAAGGAGATCGCCGAGCAGCCCAGGGCCGTCGCCGACACGCTGCTCGGCAGGGTCGGCCAGGACGGCCTGCTGGTGCTGGACGAGATGCGCCTGTCCGACCAGGAGCTGCGTGACATCAACAAGATCATATTGGTGGCCTGCGGGACCTCCTACCACGCCGGGCTCATCGCGAAGTACGCCATCGAGCACTGGGCCCGGCTGCCCTGCGAGGTCGAGGTGGCCAGCGAGTTCCGCTACCGCGACCCGATCCTCACCCGGGACACGCTGGTCATCGTGATCAGCCAGTCGGGCGAGACGATGGACACGCTCATGGCGGTACGGCACGCGCGTGGGCAGCGCTCCCGGGTGCTGGCGGTCTGCAACGTGAACGGCTCCACGATCTCCCGTGAGTCCGACGCCGTCCTCTACACGCACGCGGGCCCGGAGGTCGCGGTGGCCTCCACCAAGGCGTTCCTCACCCAGCTGGTGGCCTGCTACCTGGTGGCGCTCTACCTCGCGCAGGTCCGGGGCACGAAGTTCGGCGACGAGATCACCCAGATCGTCGACCGGCTGGCGGAGATGCCGTCAAAGGTGAGCGAGGTCCTCTCGACGGTCGAGCCGGTCCGCGCGCTGGCCAGGTCGCTGGCCGATGAGCGGTGCGTGCTCTTCCTCGGGCGGCATGTGGGCCTCCCCGTCGCGCTGGAGGGAGCGCTGAAGCTCAAGGAACTGGCGTACATGCACGCCGAGGGCTTCGCGGCGGGGGAGCTCAAGCACGGCCCGATCGCACTGATCGACAGGGGGCTCCCCGTCGTGGTCGTCGTCCCCTCCCTGTCCGGCCAGCGGGTGATCCACGACAAGATCGTGTCCAATATCCAGGAGATCAGGGCCAGGGGCGCCAGGACCCTCGTCATCGCCGAGGAGGGCGATGACGTGGTCGAGCGGTACGCCGACACGCTGATCCGCGTCCCGGCCGTGCCGACCCTGCTCCAGCCGCTGGTCGCCACGGTGCCGCTCCAGGTCTTCGCCTGCGAGCTGGCCACCGCCAAGGGGCACGACGTCGACCAGCCCCGCAACCTCGCCAAGTCGGTCACGGTGGAGTAA
- a CDS encoding PhoX family protein: MDRRRFLAGSGALAAVGVAGPFAGVAQAGLNGETRPGGGYGPLKPVADERDGTVRLHLPDGFRYASFSVAGDRFGDGSVVPSRHDGMAAFRGPSNTAILVRNHEVSGPVGAFGDPAKAYDPVAGGGTSTLRVTRYGKVISAAPSLTGTQMNCSGGPMPWGAWVTCEETVNGPDVGNDFTGQDNGKLTQKHGYIFEVPLNGGASGPIRSAGRFAHESAAFDSFTGAVYLTEDNFAFASGFYRYLPPKNPLRAGRILDGGRLQMLAVRGAPGKDLSLGQSRGATYATTWVDIDDPDPAFIGTPANDVAVQAVGNQGRAKGAALFSRLEGAINHHGTIYFTSTQGGATASGDTPPSGFGKGRGQVWAYETWSGRLKLVYESPGSVTLDLPDNVTASPRGTLVLCEDGPGDNYLRGLTSRGEIFDFSRLAPVSGDSGAEFAGSTFGPGGHTLYVNVQSSAGMSFAIWGPWRRGGF, translated from the coding sequence ATGGATCGTCGTCGTTTCCTCGCAGGTAGCGGTGCGCTGGCCGCGGTAGGGGTGGCCGGGCCGTTCGCCGGCGTCGCGCAGGCGGGGCTGAACGGGGAGACCCGCCCCGGAGGCGGGTACGGGCCGCTGAAGCCGGTCGCCGACGAGCGGGACGGCACGGTCCGGCTCCACCTGCCCGACGGCTTCCGCTACGCCTCCTTCAGCGTCGCCGGGGACAGGTTCGGCGACGGGTCCGTCGTCCCCTCCCGGCACGACGGCATGGCCGCGTTCCGCGGGCCCTCGAACACCGCGATCCTCGTCCGCAACCACGAGGTCAGCGGCCCGGTCGGTGCGTTCGGCGACCCGGCCAAGGCCTATGACCCGGTGGCGGGCGGCGGCACCTCCACGCTCAGGGTCACCCGCTACGGCAAGGTGATCTCCGCGGCCCCCAGCCTGACCGGCACCCAGATGAACTGCTCCGGCGGCCCCATGCCCTGGGGTGCCTGGGTGACCTGCGAGGAGACGGTCAACGGGCCGGACGTGGGCAACGACTTCACCGGCCAGGACAACGGCAAGCTCACCCAGAAGCACGGCTACATCTTCGAGGTTCCGCTCAACGGCGGAGCCTCGGGGCCGATCAGGAGCGCCGGGCGGTTCGCCCACGAGTCGGCCGCGTTCGACTCGTTCACCGGCGCCGTCTACCTCACCGAGGACAACTTCGCGTTCGCCTCCGGCTTCTACCGCTACCTGCCTCCGAAGAACCCGCTCCGGGCCGGTCGCATCCTCGACGGCGGCAGGCTCCAGATGCTGGCGGTGCGGGGCGCGCCGGGCAAGGACCTCTCCCTCGGTCAGTCCAGGGGTGCGACCTACGCGACCACCTGGGTGGACATCGACGACCCCGACCCCGCCTTCATCGGCACCCCCGCCAACGACGTCGCCGTCCAGGCGGTCGGCAACCAGGGCAGGGCCAAGGGAGCGGCGCTCTTCTCCCGGCTGGAGGGGGCGATCAACCACCACGGCACGATCTACTTCACCTCCACGCAGGGCGGCGCGACCGCGTCCGGCGACACCCCGCCCAGCGGCTTCGGCAAGGGGCGCGGCCAGGTGTGGGCGTACGAGACGTGGAGCGGGCGGCTCAAGCTCGTCTACGAGTCGCCGGGCTCGGTCACCCTCGACCTGCCGGACAACGTCACCGCCAGCCCCCGGGGCACGCTGGTCCTCTGTGAGGACGGCCCGGGCGACAACTACCTGCGCGGCCTCACCAGCCGTGGCGAGATCTTCGACTTCTCCCGGCTGGCCCCCGTCTCCGGCGACTCGGGTGCCGAGTTCGCCGGCTCGACCTTCGGCCCCGGCGGGCACACCCTCTACGTCAACGTCCAGTCGTCGGCGGGGATGAGCTTCGCCATCTGGGGCCCCTGGCGGCGCGGCGGCTTCTGA
- a CDS encoding holo-ACP synthase, translated as MIVGIGVDVVDVARFEATLARTPALRGRLFTAAESTLATESLAARFAAKEAVAKALGAPPGLRHLDAEVLIGEHGRPELRVTGRVADVALALGVVRWHVSLTHDGGVAIAYVIAEG; from the coding sequence ATGATCGTTGGGATCGGTGTCGACGTCGTGGACGTGGCCAGGTTCGAGGCGACGCTGGCGCGCACACCCGCGCTGCGGGGACGCCTGTTCACCGCGGCCGAGAGCACGCTGGCGACGGAGTCCCTGGCCGCCAGGTTCGCGGCCAAGGAGGCCGTCGCCAAGGCGCTGGGCGCGCCCCCCGGGCTGCGGCACCTGGACGCCGAGGTGCTCATCGGCGAGCACGGCCGGCCCGAGCTGCGGGTGACCGGCCGGGTGGCGGACGTCGCTCTCGCCCTGGGCGTGGTCAGGTGGCACGTCTCCCTGACGCACGACGGGGGCGTCGCCATCGCCTACGTGATCGCCGAGGGATAG
- a CDS encoding NAD(P)H-hydrate dehydratase, with protein sequence MRTAFTSDQIRAAEAALMATLPEGTLMERAATGLAAVCARMLGGVYGSRVVLLVGGGDNGGDALYAGARLAARGARVDAIIAGTRVHEAGLEALRRAGGRATAPDGRPVPRNSAESPRENAESPQESAESPRESAGSPRNSAESPRENAESPRESPVGTAVRGLIDAADLIVDGMLGIGGAGVLREPYATLAGLASDAPGEVVAVDVPSGVDASSGRVEGAAVRADATVTFGAWKTGLLVDPGAEHAGRAELVDIGLGPHLPEPDATALTDADVAALLPRPGASSDKYRRGVVGIAAGSERYTGAAVLAVGGALRAGVGMVRYAGGAEPVAQVRARWPEAVITTLAPGEGVEEVGRVQAWVLGPGLGTGEEAHAVARSVLASEVPVLVDADALTLVARERGLLRRDAPVLVTPHAGELSRLMDVPRELIEARRLENVRRAAAELGVTVLLKGSTTLVAGKGLPVRINPTGSPWLATGGTGDVLAGLAGALLAAGLSGYDAASCAAYLHGIAGRRGPLAASDVAEALPETVRSLVNRLRQSRSPAKLER encoded by the coding sequence ATGCGGACCGCGTTCACATCCGACCAGATCAGGGCGGCCGAGGCGGCACTGATGGCGACCCTGCCCGAGGGCACCCTGATGGAGAGGGCGGCCACCGGGCTCGCGGCGGTCTGCGCCAGGATGCTCGGCGGCGTGTACGGCTCCCGTGTCGTGCTGCTCGTCGGCGGCGGGGACAACGGCGGCGACGCCCTTTACGCCGGGGCACGCCTGGCCGCCAGGGGGGCCAGAGTCGACGCGATCATCGCGGGGACGCGCGTCCACGAGGCGGGGCTGGAGGCCCTGCGCCGCGCGGGCGGCCGGGCGACCGCCCCGGACGGCCGGCCGGTCCCCCGAAACAGTGCGGAGTCCCCCCGGGAGAACGCGGAGTCCCCCCAAGAAAGCGCGGAGTCACCCCGGGAGAGCGCGGGGTCCCCTCGAAACAGTGCGGAGTCCCCCCGAGAGAACGCGGAGTCCCCCCGGGAGAGCCCGGTGGGCACGGCTGTCCGCGGCCTGATCGACGCGGCGGACCTGATCGTGGACGGGATGCTCGGGATCGGCGGGGCCGGGGTGCTCAGGGAGCCTTACGCGACTCTCGCCGGGCTCGCGAGTGACGCGCCGGGCGAGGTCGTCGCGGTGGACGTACCGAGCGGGGTGGACGCGAGCAGCGGCCGGGTGGAGGGCGCGGCGGTCCGCGCGGACGCCACGGTCACGTTCGGGGCGTGGAAGACCGGGTTGCTGGTGGATCCCGGCGCCGAGCACGCGGGCCGGGCGGAACTCGTCGACATCGGCCTCGGCCCTCACCTGCCGGAACCCGACGCGACCGCGCTGACGGACGCCGACGTGGCCGCGCTGCTGCCCAGGCCCGGCGCCTCCTCCGACAAGTACCGCCGGGGCGTCGTCGGGATCGCGGCGGGCAGCGAGCGCTACACCGGTGCGGCGGTGCTGGCGGTGGGCGGGGCACTGCGGGCGGGGGTGGGCATGGTCCGCTACGCGGGGGGCGCCGAGCCGGTGGCCCAGGTGCGGGCCCGCTGGCCCGAGGCCGTGATCACCACGCTCGCCCCGGGCGAGGGCGTCGAGGAGGTGGGGCGTGTGCAGGCGTGGGTGCTCGGTCCCGGGCTCGGCACCGGCGAAGAGGCACACGCCGTCGCCCGCTCGGTGCTGGCGAGCGAGGTCCCCGTGCTGGTCGACGCCGACGCGCTGACCCTGGTGGCCCGGGAGCGGGGGCTGCTCCGTCGCGACGCGCCCGTCCTGGTCACCCCGCACGCCGGCGAGCTCTCCCGCCTGATGGACGTGCCGAGGGAGCTGATCGAGGCGCGGCGCCTGGAGAACGTACGGCGGGCGGCGGCCGAGCTGGGCGTGACCGTACTGCTCAAGGGCTCGACCACGCTGGTCGCCGGGAAAGGGCTGCCGGTCAGGATCAACCCCACCGGAAGTCCCTGGCTCGCGACCGGCGGTACCGGTGATGTGCTGGCCGGGCTGGCGGGCGCGCTGCTGGCCGCCGGACTGAGCGGCTATGACGCGGCCTCCTGCGCCGCCTACCTGCACGGGATCGCCGGTAGGCGAGGCCCTCTCGCCGCCTCCGACGTCGCCGAGGCCCTGCCGGAGACGGTGCGGTCATTGGTCAACAGGCTCCGGCAGAGCCGCTCACCTGCCAAACTGGAACGATGA
- the alr gene encoding alanine racemase, which yields MSFPMTPAEARVDLSAIRENLALLGSHAPGAEMMAVVKADAYGHGLVPAARGCLEGGAGRLGTAYVREALQLRAGGITAPILSWILTPGEPLEQAVEHDIELSAGSAGVVDTIADAAALAGRTARVHLKADTGMSRGGATPGEWPALLDRALWRQAEGTVEIAGLWSHLASADIPGDPSIAAQLMVFDEALAVAEKAGAGGSHVIRHIANSAATLTLPQAHYDMVRPGIATFGLSPVPELGDFGLRPVMTLMARIALVKRVPAGSGVSYGHLYVTDRETTLGLVPLGYADGIPRHATNLAEALAGGRRRRIAGRVCMDQFVIDVGDDPLAEGDEVILFGDGSRGEPTAQEWADSLGTITHEIVTGIGSRVPRVYR from the coding sequence ATGAGCTTCCCGATGACTCCCGCCGAGGCACGGGTGGACCTTTCGGCCATCCGCGAGAATCTGGCGCTGCTCGGGAGCCATGCTCCCGGTGCCGAGATGATGGCAGTGGTCAAGGCCGACGCCTACGGGCACGGGCTGGTCCCCGCCGCGCGAGGCTGCCTGGAGGGCGGCGCGGGGCGGCTGGGCACCGCCTACGTCCGCGAGGCCCTCCAGCTGCGGGCCGGCGGGATCACCGCGCCGATCCTGTCGTGGATCCTCACGCCCGGTGAGCCCCTGGAGCAGGCGGTCGAGCACGACATCGAGCTGTCCGCGGGCTCCGCCGGGGTGGTCGACACGATCGCCGACGCCGCGGCCCTGGCCGGCCGGACGGCCAGGGTGCACCTGAAGGCCGACACCGGCATGTCTCGTGGCGGTGCGACACCGGGTGAGTGGCCCGCCCTGCTCGATCGGGCGCTGTGGCGACAGGCCGAGGGGACCGTCGAGATCGCCGGGCTCTGGTCCCACCTCGCCAGCGCGGACATTCCGGGAGATCCGTCCATCGCGGCCCAGCTGATGGTGTTCGACGAGGCGCTGGCCGTCGCGGAGAAGGCGGGCGCCGGAGGCTCCCACGTCATCAGGCACATCGCCAACTCGGCGGCCACCCTGACGCTGCCGCAGGCACACTACGACATGGTCCGTCCCGGGATCGCGACCTTCGGGCTGAGTCCCGTGCCCGAGCTCGGAGACTTCGGGCTGCGCCCCGTGATGACGCTCATGGCGCGGATCGCGCTGGTCAAGCGGGTGCCCGCCGGGTCGGGTGTGTCGTACGGCCATCTGTACGTCACGGATCGGGAAACCACGCTCGGCCTTGTCCCGCTCGGATACGCGGACGGGATCCCGAGGCACGCCACCAACCTGGCGGAGGCGCTGGCGGGCGGCCGCAGGCGGCGGATCGCCGGCCGGGTCTGCATGGACCAGTTCGTGATCGATGTGGGCGACGACCCGCTGGCGGAGGGCGACGAGGTGATCCTGTTCGGTGACGGTTCGCGAGGTGAGCCGACCGCCCAGGAATGGGCGGATTCTCTCGGCACGATCACGCATGAGATCGTGACCGGGATCGGTTCGCGGGTCCCACGCGTTTACCGGTGA
- a CDS encoding alpha/beta fold hydrolase, whose protein sequence is MSITTRRKVGIAGAIVGVASAGVAAGALAKRYAVGRIRLRPDLEVSEPLGELRGRPTTVTTSDGVPLYAEVDGVQDAPLTVVFCHGYTLNLDSWHYQRRDLSDAYRLVLWDQRSHGRSPRIPTKDCSIDRLGDDLAEIIEALVPGPCVLVGHSMGGMTIMALADRHPELFGDKIKGVALISTSPGKLGEISLGLPALLSKVVHKVTPGTVSILRRGGTLVDKSRQVGNDVAFLALRHLGFGDSMNVSPTVVDFVESMIRSTPFEVIAEFYPALISHDKLSALGVLDEVPTSIMVGDKDWLTPVEHSKAMAAALPSARFTEISESSHLVHLERPAVVNNALHDLLKRAIADADADADAGDEDR, encoded by the coding sequence ATGAGTATTACCACACGGCGCAAGGTCGGTATCGCGGGCGCGATCGTCGGTGTCGCGTCCGCGGGAGTGGCCGCCGGGGCCCTCGCCAAGCGGTATGCGGTAGGCCGGATCAGACTCCGCCCCGACCTGGAGGTGAGCGAGCCGCTGGGAGAGCTTCGGGGCCGTCCCACCACGGTCACCACCTCCGACGGGGTTCCGCTGTACGCCGAGGTGGACGGCGTCCAGGACGCTCCGCTGACCGTGGTGTTCTGCCACGGCTACACGCTCAACCTCGACTCCTGGCACTACCAGCGGCGCGACCTGAGTGACGCCTATCGCCTGGTCCTGTGGGACCAGCGCTCCCATGGGCGCTCGCCGCGCATCCCGACGAAAGACTGCTCGATCGACCGGCTCGGCGACGACCTGGCCGAGATCATCGAGGCCCTGGTGCCGGGCCCGTGCGTGCTCGTCGGCCACTCCATGGGCGGTATGACGATCATGGCGCTGGCCGACCGGCACCCCGAGCTGTTCGGTGACAAGATCAAGGGCGTCGCGCTGATCTCCACATCTCCCGGCAAGCTCGGCGAGATCTCCCTCGGCCTGCCCGCGCTGCTGTCGAAGGTGGTGCACAAGGTCACGCCGGGCACGGTGTCGATCCTGAGGCGCGGTGGCACGCTGGTCGACAAGAGCCGCCAGGTCGGCAATGACGTGGCCTTCCTGGCCCTGCGCCACCTGGGTTTCGGCGATTCCATGAACGTCAGTCCCACGGTCGTCGACTTCGTCGAGTCGATGATCCGTTCCACCCCTTTCGAGGTGATCGCCGAGTTCTACCCGGCGCTGATATCGCACGACAAGCTGAGCGCGCTGGGCGTGCTGGACGAGGTGCCCACCTCCATCATGGTCGGCGACAAGGACTGGCTCACCCCCGTCGAACACAGCAAGGCGATGGCGGCGGCGCTGCCGAGCGCCCGGTTCACCGAGATCTCAGAGAGCTCGCACCTGGTCCATCTGGAGCGGCCGGCGGTCGTCAACAACGCGCTGCACGACCTGCTCAAGCGGGCGATCGCCGATGCCGATGCCGATGCCGACGCGGGCGACGAGGACCGATGA
- the tsaE gene encoding tRNA (adenosine(37)-N6)-threonylcarbamoyltransferase complex ATPase subunit type 1 TsaE, translating into MSSDTGASGDGSDAAVRIVATAEEMRELGERLAALLRPGDLAVLSGPLGAGKTTLVQGIAEGLKVRGPITSPTFVIARVHPSLSGGPALVHVDAYRLGGDLEVDDLDLDASLEESVTVVEWGEGLVEGLADDRLEILIGRGASGEPGEERTVTLRGVGPRWEGVI; encoded by the coding sequence ATGAGCTCGGACACGGGTGCGAGTGGTGACGGGAGTGACGCAGCGGTGAGAATCGTGGCGACGGCCGAGGAGATGCGGGAGCTGGGCGAGAGGCTGGCCGCGCTGCTGCGGCCGGGAGACCTGGCGGTGCTGTCGGGCCCGCTCGGCGCGGGCAAGACGACCCTGGTGCAGGGGATCGCCGAAGGGCTCAAGGTACGCGGACCGATCACCTCGCCGACCTTCGTCATCGCCCGGGTGCATCCCTCGCTCTCCGGCGGTCCCGCGCTGGTCCATGTGGACGCCTACCGCCTCGGCGGTGACCTGGAGGTCGACGACCTGGACCTGGACGCCTCGCTGGAGGAGTCGGTGACCGTCGTGGAGTGGGGCGAGGGCCTGGTGGAGGGGCTCGCCGACGACCGGCTGGAGATCCTCATCGGCAGGGGTGCGTCCGGCGAGCCGGGCGAGGAACGGACCGTGACCCTGCGCGGGGTCGGACCGCGTTGGGAAGGTGTCATCTGA
- a CDS encoding class F sortase — MADSTRWSRVILAGVVTGAVVVALNSRGGGEEKPPARASVVPSRIDIPSLGIKAPLMKLGVTDGRIDLPPYEKPNSAGWVKDSAVPGDEGSAVILGHVDTKTAPAVFYKLKEMREGQVIKVVRSDGKVAQYRVDTIEQISKKRFPADKVYLEDGLRLITCGGTFDWDSNEYRDNLIVYATLVKT; from the coding sequence ATGGCCGATTCCACCCGCTGGTCCAGGGTCATCCTGGCCGGAGTCGTCACCGGTGCCGTCGTGGTCGCACTCAACAGCAGGGGCGGCGGCGAGGAGAAGCCGCCGGCCCGCGCCTCGGTCGTGCCCAGCCGCATCGACATCCCGTCCCTGGGTATCAAGGCGCCCCTGATGAAGCTCGGTGTGACGGACGGCCGGATCGACCTGCCACCGTACGAGAAGCCGAACAGTGCGGGCTGGGTCAAGGACAGCGCGGTCCCCGGGGACGAGGGTTCCGCGGTGATCCTCGGGCACGTGGACACCAAGACCGCGCCCGCCGTCTTCTACAAGCTCAAGGAGATGAGGGAGGGACAGGTCATCAAGGTGGTGCGCAGCGACGGCAAGGTCGCCCAGTACCGGGTGGACACGATCGAGCAGATCAGCAAGAAACGGTTCCCCGCCGACAAGGTCTACCTTGAGGACGGCCTGCGGCTCATCACCTGCGGCGGGACCTTCGACTGGGACAGCAACGAATATCGCGACAACCTCATCGTCTACGCCACCCTGGTCAAGACCTGA
- the tsaB gene encoding tRNA (adenosine(37)-N6)-threonylcarbamoyltransferase complex dimerization subunit type 1 TsaB: protein MLVLAFDTATPAVTAALHDGARVLAESTTVDARRHGELLVPTIETVLSEAGASLRDVTTVVAGSGPGPYTGLRVGLVTAQALATSLGVPAYGVCTLDAIAYGSGLTEPFLVATDARRKEVFWGHYQEMRARLSGPAVDRPQDLPGELPLVGAGARMYAEVVGASRLLDAPEYPHAGALAALAAEQLGEPGVRAVVESGTHPVLGLPRPIYLRRPDARVPSAPKKVSA, encoded by the coding sequence GTGCTGGTCCTGGCCTTTGACACCGCAACCCCCGCCGTCACAGCAGCGCTGCACGACGGTGCGAGGGTCCTCGCCGAGTCGACGACGGTCGACGCGCGCCGCCACGGCGAGCTGCTCGTGCCCACGATCGAGACGGTCCTGAGCGAGGCCGGAGCCTCGCTCCGCGACGTCACCACAGTCGTCGCGGGCTCCGGCCCCGGCCCCTACACCGGGCTCCGGGTCGGACTGGTGACCGCCCAGGCCCTCGCGACGTCACTGGGCGTCCCGGCGTACGGCGTGTGCACGCTCGACGCGATCGCCTACGGCAGCGGGCTGACCGAGCCGTTCCTGGTGGCCACCGACGCCCGGCGCAAGGAGGTGTTCTGGGGGCACTACCAGGAGATGCGCGCCCGGCTGTCCGGCCCCGCGGTGGACCGGCCCCAGGACCTGCCGGGGGAGCTCCCGCTGGTCGGTGCGGGCGCGCGGATGTACGCCGAGGTCGTCGGGGCCTCCCGGCTGCTGGACGCGCCGGAGTATCCCCACGCGGGCGCGCTGGCCGCGCTGGCCGCCGAACAACTCGGCGAGCCGGGCGTCCGCGCGGTCGTCGAGAGCGGCACCCACCCCGTGCTCGGCCTGCCCCGCCCGATCTACCTGCGCCGCCCCGACGCCCGGGTGCCCTCGGCGCCGAAGAAGGTCTCCGCATGA
- the rimI gene encoding ribosomal protein S18-alanine N-acetyltransferase — MTTVLRQMTFDDLPAVMEIERKTFPADAWSEGMLRGELNDQPRTRHYVVALAEEVIVGYAGLAAAGDQADVQTIAVLAEWRRSGVGGALLTELLTEAARRGAVSVFLEVRADNPGAQAVYDRFGFEQIGLRLRYYEDGTDAIMMRKDLHA; from the coding sequence ATGACGACGGTGCTCCGTCAGATGACCTTCGACGACCTGCCCGCGGTCATGGAGATCGAGCGCAAGACCTTTCCCGCCGACGCCTGGAGCGAGGGCATGCTCCGCGGCGAGCTCAACGACCAGCCGAGGACCAGGCACTACGTGGTGGCCCTGGCCGAGGAGGTGATCGTCGGCTACGCGGGCCTCGCCGCGGCGGGGGACCAGGCCGACGTGCAGACCATCGCCGTCCTGGCCGAGTGGCGCCGGAGCGGTGTCGGCGGCGCCCTGCTGACCGAGCTGCTGACCGAGGCCGCGCGCCGGGGCGCGGTCTCGGTCTTCCTTGAGGTGCGCGCCGACAACCCGGGCGCGCAGGCGGTCTATGACAGGTTCGGGTTCGAGCAGATCGGCCTGCGCCTCCGCTACTACGAGGACGGCACCGACGCGATCATGATGAGAAAGGATCTCCATGCGTGA